The following proteins come from a genomic window of Sorghum bicolor cultivar BTx623 chromosome 3, Sorghum_bicolor_NCBIv3, whole genome shotgun sequence:
- the LOC110433951 gene encoding importin subunit alpha-1a, translated as MSLRPSERVEVRRNRYKVAVDAEEGRRRREDNMVEIRKNRREESLLKRRREGLQAQFPAPPSGVEKKLESLPAMVSGVYSDDNNLQLDATTQFRKLLSIERSPPIEEVIKSGVVPRFVQFLTREDFPQLQFEAAWALTNIASGTSENTKVVIDHGAVPIFVKLLGSASDDVREQAVWALGNVAGDSPKCRDLVLANGALMPLLAQLNEHAKLSMLRNATWTLSNFCRGKPQPSFDQTKPALPALARLIHSNDEEVLTDACWALSYLSDGTNDKIQAVIEAGVCPRLVELLLHPSPSVLIPALRTVGNIVTGDDMQTQCIIDHQALPRLLNLLTQNHKKSIKKEACWTISNITAGNKDQIQAVISAGIIAPLLQLLQTAEFDIKKEAAWAISNATSGGSHEQIKYLVAEGCIKPLCDLLVCPDPRIVTVCLEGLENILKVGEYDKNMGGATADGNLFAQMIDEAEGLEKIENLQSHDINEIYEKAVKLLEAYWMEEEDDTMATAAEAGPTVFDFSQGGNPPAGGGLNFN; from the exons ATGTCGCTGCGCCCGAGCGAGCGGGTCGAGGTGCGGCGGAACCGCTACAAGGTGGCGGTTGACGCGGAGGAggggcgccggcggcgcgagGACAATATGGTGGAGATCCGCAAGAACCGCCGCGAGGAGAGCCTGCTCAAGAGGCGCCGCGAGGGGCTCCAGGCCCAGTTCCCTGCCCCTCCCTCCGGGGtcgagaagaag CTTGAAAGCCTCCCAGCTATGGTTAGTGGGGTTTACTCGGATGACAATAACCTTCAGCTTGATGCCACCACACAGTTCCGCAAGTTGCTCTCTATAG AGAGGAGCCCCCCCATTGAAGAAGTTATAAAATCTGGTGTAGTTCCAAGATTTGTGCAGTTCCTCACCAGAGAGGATTTCCCCCAGCTGCAG TTCGAAGCAGCATGGGCTCTCACAAATATTGCTTCTGGCACTTCAGAAAATACAAAGGTTGTTATTGATCATGGGGCTGTTCCTATATTTGTGAAGCTTCTTGGGTCTGCTAGTGATGATGTTCGTGAGCAG GCTGTGTGGGCTCTGGGGAATGTTGCTGGTGACTCTCCGAAGTGCCGCGACCTTGTTCTTGCCAATGGTGCGTTGATGCCTCTGCTAGCCCAGTTGAACGAGCATGCTAAGCTCTCCATGTTGAGGAATGCCACTTGGACTTTATCTAACTTCTGCAGGGGAAAGCCACAGCCATCATTTGATCAG ACTAAGCCTGCTCTGCCAGCACTTGCACGACTTATCCATTCCAACGATGAGGAAGTTCTCACTGATGCATGCTGGGCTCTGTCATACTTATCTGATGGCACTAATGATAAGATCCAAGCTGTGATTGAAGCTGGTGTTTGCCCCCGGCTTGTGGAGCTCCTCCT CCATCCATCACCATCAGTGCTTATACCTGCTCTACGAACTGTTGGGAACATTGTCACTGGAGATGATATGCAAACTCAG TGTATCATTGATCATCAAGCTCTTCCTCGCCTCCTGAATCTATTGACACAGAACCACAAGAAAAGCATTAAGAAAGAGGCATGCTGGACGATTTCAAATATTACTGCTGGAAACAAAGATCAGATACAG GCTGTCATAAGTGCTGGCATTATCGCTCCTTTGTTGCAACTGCTCCAAACAGCAGAGTTTGATATCAAGAAGGAGGCTGCTTGGGCCATCTCAAATGCTACCTCTGGTGGTTCCCATGAGCAAATCAA GTACTTGGTGGCAGAGGGCTGCATCAAGCCATTGTGCGACCTTCTTGTTTGCCCTGATCCAAGAATTGTAACAGTTTGTCTGGAGGGTCTTGAGAATATTCTTAAAGTGGGGGAGTATGACAAGAACATGGGTGGTGCAACAGCTGATGGCAATCTCTTTGCTCAGATGATTGATGAAGCGGAAGGCCTGGAAAAGATTGAGAACCTACAGAGCCACGATATTAATGAAATCTATGAAAAGGCTGTGAAGCTTCTTGAGGCATACTGGATGGAGGAGGAAGATGACACAATGGCTACTGCTGCGGAAGCTGGTCCCACTGTTTTTGACTTCAGCCAAGGTGGCAACCCTCCTGCTGGTGGTGGTTTGAACTTCAACTGA
- the LOC8085802 gene encoding uncharacterized protein LOC8085802, producing MAGARTLLLLLVAALCLATVNAATLAEICKGTAFPDICTSTVGPEAASNPVLDPMAVLRMQVDAFNQRTEAARAHVKEAAMTASPKARTVLDLCNNLYLDVEDNLGACRRAIGFKDAVTIRATMGMAAQDMQNCDEQFRQIGEPNPMEQFDASLVEMSENCRSLSNMI from the coding sequence ATGGCAGGAGCCCGcaccctgctcctcctcctcgtcgcggCGCTCTGCTTAGCCACCGTGAACGCGGCGACGCTGGCGGAGATCTGCAAGGGGACGGCGTTCCCGGACATCTGCACCAGCACGGTGGGGCCGGAGGCGGCGAGCAACCCGGTGCTGGACCCGATGGCGGTGCTGCGGATGCAGGTGGACGCCTTCAACCAGCGCACGGAGGCGGCGAGGGCGCACGTCAAGGAGGCGGCCATGACGGCGTCCCCGAAGGCGCGGACGGTGCTGGACCTGTGCAACAACCTGTACCTGGACGTGGAGGACAACCTGGGAGCCTGCCGCCGCGCCATCGGCTTCAAGGACGCCGTCACCATCCGCGCCACCATGGGCATGGCGGCGCAGGACATGCAGAACTGCGACGAGCAGTTCAGGCAGATCGGCGAGCCCAACCCCATGGAGCAGTTCGACGCGTCGCTCGTCGAGATGTCCGAGAACTGCCGCTCGCTCTCCAACATGATCTGA
- the LOC8085803 gene encoding uncharacterized protein LOC8085803 yields the protein MYAAPTAAAAMPPAVTHDDLSLRKAQERRAARSSGQVAVSLVALSVLCGLVAFILCLAAEGSRSEVSHYLMSVGGSQDQVDVCVYNSSGRLALAYAVGAFVLLAVAMFAEHAYMLVAVAAPVSTSPGMAVAQDHPRVASTAAALTWQTGCLFFLTWICFGLAEVMLMIGIAVESGHMSDWQKPRPVCHRMRPGMFAAAGILGLVTVVVGFVVYITAVQAQRLRGGQQQYQHGGGHFVGYGAPHPGAQHQHLRPPVPHPHPAPSAPEITPAPCQVQPSRASLITKEAADV from the exons ATGTACGCGGCGccgacggcagcggcggcgatgCCGCCGGCCGTGACGCACGACGACCTGTCGCTGCGCAAGGCGCAGGAGCGGCGCGCCGCGCGGTCCAGCGGCCAGGTCGCCGTCTCCCTCGTCGCGCTCTCCGTGCTCTGCGGCCTCGTCGCCTTCATCCTCTGCCTCGCCGCCGAAGGGTCGCGCTCAGAG GTGTCGCACTACCTCATGAGCGTGGGCGGCAGCCAGGACCAGGTGGACGTGTGCGTCTACAACAGCAGCGGCCGCCTCGCGCTCGCCTACGCCGTCGGCGCCTTCGTCCTCCTCGCCGTCGCCATGTTCGCGGAGCACGCCTACATGctggtcgccgtcgccgccccgGTCTCCACCTCCCCCGGCATGGCCGTCGCCCAGGACCACCCGCGCGTCGCGtccaccgccgccgcgctcACCTGGCAGACCGGCtgcctcttcttcctcacgtg GATTTGCTTCGGGCTCGCCGAGGTGATGCTCATGATCGGCATCGCCGTGGAGTCCGGCCACATGAGCGACTGGCAGAAGCCACGGCCCGTGTGCCACCGGATGCGCCCGGGGATGTTCGCGGCGGCGGGGATCCTGGGGCTCGTCACCGTCGTCGTCGGCTTCGTGGTCTACATCACCGCCGTGCAGGCGCAGCGCCTGCGGGGAGGACAGCAGCAGTACCAACACGGCGGCGGTCACTTCGTGGGCTACGGCGCTCCCCACCCGGGCGCCCAGCACCAGCACCTGCGCCCGCCAGTGCCGCACCCTCATCCGGCGCCGTCCGCGCCGGAGATCACGCCGGCGCCGTGCCAGGTGCAACCCAGCCGTGCGTCTCTCATCACCAAGGAGGCCGCCGACGTGTGA
- the LOC110433450 gene encoding leiomodin-2-like, with protein sequence MAPASPHPPPPPPPPPPPPLVTTTAAALALLDSSNQGRICRGRKRRTGRLEVGYRGREKEAAQRAQTASDQARQPAGSPQATGRSQLQQARHRNPAAELHSAEQTPYWQERSRTLLDQSGKVLGLDPNS encoded by the exons ATGGCACCTGCCTCtcctcatccaccaccaccaccaccacccccacctcctcctcctcttgtgacgacgacggcggcggctctcGCCCTACTCGACAGCAGCAACCAGGGCCGGATCTGCCGTGGGAGGAAGAGAAGGACGGGGCGTCTGGAG GTCGGCTATAGAGGCCGCGAGAAGGAGGCAGCCCAGAGGGCGCAAACGGCCAGCGACCAAGCCAGGCAACCAGCCGGCAGCCCCCAAGCCACAGGCCGCAGCCAACTGCAGCAGGCACGCCATCGGAACCCGGCAGCAGAGCTGCACTCTGCAGAGCAAACACCATACTGGCAGGAGCGTAGCAG GACCTTACTTGACCAGTCTGGAAAAGTATTAGGCCTAGATCCTAATTCCTAG